The nucleotide sequence GGAGAGGAGGTTCTGCAGGAGCTACGCCGGGATCCAGCGACGGCGGGCGTGACGATCATCGTCCTGAGCGCCGACGCCACGCCCGGTCAGGTCGACCGGCTGCTCGCCGGCGGTGCCAGTGCCTACCTGACGAAGCCCATCGACGTCCTGACTCTCATCCAGGTGTTGGGGGAGAGCCTGCGCATGGAGGGTTCTGACACGGCCGAACGGGCATCATCGTCCAGCTAGCTGTTGCGGGCGCGCCGAACGCCGGCCAGGTTC is from Acidimicrobiales bacterium and encodes:
- a CDS encoding response regulator; protein product: MGQAHAQLCDVRLHPERVINLHSDLELVAAMQGRLGIELAREHRPALILLDLHLPDIGGEEVLQELRRDPATAGVTIIVLSADATPGQVDRLLAGGASAYLTKPIDVLTLIQVLGESLRMEGSDTAERASSSS